The genomic DNA TGCATTAACTGCTGTCCGTGCAACTTCCGCATCTTTTTTATTTGCCGCAGCATACACAATTGCAAAGTACAGCTTGAAAGACAGAGTTAATATAATTATTGCGTTAATCTGCTTTATATGCACAGCACTTAATCTTGTCAAAGCACCAATTTTGATTGTGATTTCAGCTCTTATCGGAATCTTTATTATTTTCACGGGAAAGGATAAAAAATGATACTTTTAATATTTTTTACATTTTTAAAAATAGGATTTTTAGGATTTGGCGGCGGATATGCAATGCTGTCACTGATTTTTGAAGAAGCATCTAAATTTGGGATGACTGCTGATCAATTTGCTGATTTGAATGCTCTGGATGTATTAATTCCCGGACCTATTGCTGTTAATTCAGCGACATATGTAGGTCAGCTGTATGGCGGTTTTTCCGGAGCCCTGGCAGCTACAGCTGCTGTCAGTATTCCATCACTTATATTTGTCCCTGTCTTTATGCTGTATGAAAAAAAAATAAACTGCAACAGTTATTTGAATGCCGCTCTAACAAGTGTCAAAGCTGCCTCTGCAGGGCTTATTTCCGCGGTTGCATTATCTCTCATGCTTACAGCTGTAATAAACACATCTGATCTTTCTGCCCGGCAGTATTTTAATTTTGACTGGTTTTCTCTTATAATAATGACTGCAGGATTTATATCCCATATTCGTTATAAAATCAATCCGGTTGTAATCACATTAGCTGCCGGAGCTGCTGGATGGTGTATTTATTTTATCTGATCAGGACTATATTGATATCTTTATTTCTTTACATATTTCCTTTATATTTCTTATTATAGTTTTTAAGCATGAAAGGCTATGTAAAATAAGTATTTGAACATTATACCAAACTTTTTTATAATTATAATATAAGAAAAATATAAAATATTAAATTATAAGGAGGCAATATAATGAGTAGATCATTTCTGTCATTTTTTAAAAAAACAGCTGTCGGCATAGCCTTAATAAGTATGGGTGCGGGAAGCAGCCTGAGAGCCGATACAGTGAGCGGGGCAGATAATTTTTATAAAAGCAGCAGGGTAAATCAGGAAAAAGTAACATTTCAAAATCAATATAGAATGAAAGTTACAGGAAATTTGTTTATTCCTAAAAATATGAAGCGGAATACTAAAAACCCCGCAATTATTATTGGACATCCAATGGGAGCAGTAAAGGAACAAAGCTCTAATTTATATGCACAAAAGCTTGCAGAACAAGGATTTGTCACACTGACAATAGATTTATCCTTTTGGGGTGAAAGTGAAGGGGAGCCGCGTAATGCTGTATCACCAGATATTTATTCCGAAGATTTCAGTGCAGCTGTGGACTATCTGGGAACCCGTTCATTTATAGATAAAAATAAAATCGGAGTACTTGGAATCTGCGGCAGCGGAAGCTTTGCAATAAGTGCAGCAAAAATAGATTCCCGTATAAAAGCTGTTGCTACAGTGAGTATGTATGATATGGGAACTGCCAGCCGCAGTGCACTTAATAATTCAATGTCGCTTGAACAGAGAAAAAATCTTATTGCCAAAGTTTCAGAACAGCGTTATGTCGAATTTAACGGAGGACCTACTGAATATACAGGAGGTACAGTACATAAAATTGACGAAAATTCTTCTCCGATTGAAAAGGAATTTTATGAATTTTACCGTACTCCACGCGGAGAGTACACTCCAGATGGGTCATCTCCTGAATTAACAACACATCCGACACTGACAAGCATCGTAAAATTTATGAATTTTTATCCGTTTAACGATATTGAAACTATTTCTCCGCGTCCAATGCTATTTATTACTGGGGATCAGGCTCACTCTAAGGAATTTAGCGAAGATGCCTACAGACGGGCTGCCGAGCCAAAAGAGCTGTATATTGTTCCCGGAGCAGGACATGTTGATTTATATGATCGTGTTAACTTGATTCCTTTTGATAAATTAACAAATTTTTTCAAAACAAATCTAAAATAATGATGTATAGTCATTAAGCTTAATTAAGTCAGACTTTCTTCTTAGCTTCATTCAGGAAAATCAGAACAATATTCAGAAAAATTTGTTCTGATTTTCTTTAAAGAATTAGATTTTTTCTGTTTCAAAGCACATATCCCCCGCACTTAGTAAAAAAAACATACAGATTCTGTTTTCTAAAGAAAGGAATGAATATTATGATCATAAACTTCAATAATAACAACTCTGTCAGCTTCATTTCCCATATCCAAAAGCTGATCAATTTCAATTTCCGCATAATGCCCGAAAAGAATACCATAATGCAGATATCTGACAATATTCTTGAGCATGCTTTTAAAAAAATTAAAAGTATAAGCATAAAAGCTGCTGTTTTCAACAAAATAATCAATACAGTTTTCAATAGTTTCTGTATACTTAGTTTATTGATTTCTTTCTCTGCCTGCAGCCCGAGCTCAACAAACAATGTCGAACCGCCTGCCTCACCTGCCAAATCTGCTGTATCTGATGTTTCTTTTAACTTTGATACAAAAACAGTAAAGTTAAACAGCGGGTATGAAATGCCTGTCATCGGACTCGGCACATATAGTTTAAAAGATGATATATGTGTAAATTCTGTGTCTGCTGCACTTAAGAACGGATATAGACTGATAGATACTGCCTATATATATCATAATGAGGAAAGTGTCGGCAAGGGAATCAGAGAGTCAGGTGTTCCGAGAGAGGAAATTTTCATCACAACAAAACTATACATGAATCAATATGCAGATGCTGAAAATGCGATCAATGAGGCTCTGAAAAAACTTGATGTCGATTACATAGACCTAATTCTGCTGCATCACCCCGGTGCTCATGATATAGAAGCATATAAAGCAATGGAAAAAGCGGTTAGCGAAGGGAAAATCCGTTCTATCGGACTATCTAATTATTACATAGACGAGCTTGAAGACTTTCTTCCTCAAATCACAATAATGCCGGCACTTATTCAAAACGAAATCCATCCGTATTATCAGGAAAATGAAGTAATTAAGTATATGCTTGAAAAAGGAATAGTAATGGAAGCATGGTATCCTTTAGGCGGAAGAGGTCATACCGCTGAATTGTTTAATAATGAAACTATAGCAGAAATTGCAAAAGTACATAACAAATCATCTGCTCAAATTATTCTCAGATGGCATCTTCAAAAGGGTGTCGTTGCTATACCGGGATCAAGTAATCCGGAGCACATCAAAGAAAATATGAATATCTTTGATTTTGAATTAACTGCTGAAGATATGAAAAAAATTAACTCGCTTGACCGAAATGAAAAACATGACTGGTACTGATATTTTGAGATAGTATCCCAATTTCCGTGTAAACTTCAGCCGTTCCATAAAAAAATGCCTTAAATACAGGCATTTTTTTACATTCAATCTTTTTTTAACATTATACTTATTGGAGAACTCCCGAAACTCAATGATTCTAAATTTGACAATTTTTCTATTTCTAAAACCTCTTCTGCTAAATGTGTTATATTTCTTAATTCACTAGGTTCCATGATCTTTTCAGATTTCAAACCATACTTTTTTGAAAGATATTTATAGTTTTTCCATAGCATATTTTTTATTTTTTCTGTACTTGAAGGTTTACGGAGTAAATCCATTATTTCTTTTTTTATTTCATTTCTTTTTTGAAAATCATAAGTTTTTAACATTGACAATTTTCTGCCTATTTCATCTGCATTTTGACGGTTAATTTCCTGAACCAAGAATTTTAGTGTATGCCATATTTCATAAATTTCATCTGCTTTTTCAAAATTTTGCTCTTTTAACCATATATATGCATACATCCTTCTTCTCCAGTCCCACCATTTTATCGGACTTTGCAGGTCAGACGAAGGAATAAGGAAAATGTTCTCTTTTAATAATAATGAGCCAAAAATTCCCGGCGGCTTTCCCAGCCTGCTGTTTTTTAAGGTTGTTCTATAAACTCCGCAAGACGGACTCCCCTCCATATAAATAAATACATCTGCTTTTACTCTTTTTAAAAATTCTAAACTCTCTGTCATTCCTCTAATTATTTCATGATTAACCTGCTGACCATTAGAATTTTTCACAATTGCTTTATTATCCCAAAAATCATCACCATTTCCCCCTACTAATCTTATGGGCTTTCTTGGTACTCCTAATTCTGACAATACTTCGGGACATATTGGATGCCATATAAAAAGTTCCTTTTCTCGTTTTAAATATCCCAGCATATCCCAACCTTTAAAATTATATCTTACTTTTGCACCTAATTGACATGCTGATATGCCTATGTTTATTTTTCTCTCTAATCTTTTCATGAAATTATCACCATTCCTAAAAAGTCTATAGTTTATTTATCTTCTCCACATATTTCTCTATATCAAATTTCCTTTTCAAACCATTTGAGTTCATATATCTTAATTTTCCGAAAATATTTCTTTCATTCCAAGCTCTGTCATGTTTTCCAAAACACCATGCTATTCCTGCATAACCGTTTTCATCTCTGCCGTCAATAAAATACTTATTATTCAGATATTTTATTATTTCATAAGCTTCTTCAAATTTTTCAGTCCATTCTATTATTTTTTTTGCCCAGTACATTCTCATATAGCCATGCATCTTACCTGTTACCATCATTTCTTTCTGAGCCGAATTCCAGTATTCATCATGTGTTTCACTTTTTTCAAGAATTTCTAATGAATACACATACTCTTTTTGATCATTTTTGTGTTTATTCATAGTTTCATATGCCCATAAATATGTCATATTTTGAAATTTATCGTAATCTTGATTATAATAAATAAAATTTATTGCCAATTCTCTCCTTACTATAAGTTCTTCCAAAAATTCCTCCAAAGATTCTCTGTTTTTTTCAGATTTTGAAATTTCTTTTGCCACAAATAAAGGAGATATATTTCCAAAATGCAAATAAGGAGACAAATTTGACTGATATTCTAATTCAGGATTATTTCTAAATTTACTGTATCCTTCTAATTTTTCAGAAATAAAATTTTCCAGAATTTTTTTTGCCGTATTTTCTCCTCCGGTAAAGTAATTTGATTTTCTTACTGTTTTATCTATATTCAGGCTTTCAATTATTTCATGTATTTTTTCTAAATCAAAATCAGTTTTAATTTCATCTAGATAATTCATTTCATATTT from Sebaldella termitidis ATCC 33386 includes the following:
- a CDS encoding chromate transporter, producing the protein MILLIFFTFLKIGFLGFGGGYAMLSLIFEEASKFGMTADQFADLNALDVLIPGPIAVNSATYVGQLYGGFSGALAATAAVSIPSLIFVPVFMLYEKKINCNSYLNAALTSVKAASAGLISAVALSLMLTAVINTSDLSARQYFNFDWFSLIIMTAGFISHIRYKINPVVITLAAGAAGWCIYFI
- a CDS encoding alpha/beta hydrolase → MSRSFLSFFKKTAVGIALISMGAGSSLRADTVSGADNFYKSSRVNQEKVTFQNQYRMKVTGNLFIPKNMKRNTKNPAIIIGHPMGAVKEQSSNLYAQKLAEQGFVTLTIDLSFWGESEGEPRNAVSPDIYSEDFSAAVDYLGTRSFIDKNKIGVLGICGSGSFAISAAKIDSRIKAVATVSMYDMGTASRSALNNSMSLEQRKNLIAKVSEQRYVEFNGGPTEYTGGTVHKIDENSSPIEKEFYEFYRTPRGEYTPDGSSPELTTHPTLTSIVKFMNFYPFNDIETISPRPMLFITGDQAHSKEFSEDAYRRAAEPKELYIVPGAGHVDLYDRVNLIPFDKLTNFFKTNLK
- a CDS encoding aldo/keto reductase: MPEKNTIMQISDNILEHAFKKIKSISIKAAVFNKIINTVFNSFCILSLLISFSACSPSSTNNVEPPASPAKSAVSDVSFNFDTKTVKLNSGYEMPVIGLGTYSLKDDICVNSVSAALKNGYRLIDTAYIYHNEESVGKGIRESGVPREEIFITTKLYMNQYADAENAINEALKKLDVDYIDLILLHHPGAHDIEAYKAMEKAVSEGKIRSIGLSNYYIDELEDFLPQITIMPALIQNEIHPYYQENEVIKYMLEKGIVMEAWYPLGGRGHTAELFNNETIAEIAKVHNKSSAQIILRWHLQKGVVAIPGSSNPEHIKENMNIFDFELTAEDMKKINSLDRNEKHDWY
- a CDS encoding DUF523 domain-containing protein, with translation MKRLERKINIGISACQLGAKVRYNFKGWDMLGYLKREKELFIWHPICPEVLSELGVPRKPIRLVGGNGDDFWDNKAIVKNSNGQQVNHEIIRGMTESLEFLKRVKADVFIYMEGSPSCGVYRTTLKNSRLGKPPGIFGSLLLKENIFLIPSSDLQSPIKWWDWRRRMYAYIWLKEQNFEKADEIYEIWHTLKFLVQEINRQNADEIGRKLSMLKTYDFQKRNEIKKEIMDLLRKPSSTEKIKNMLWKNYKYLSKKYGLKSEKIMEPSELRNITHLAEEVLEIEKLSNLESLSFGSSPISIMLKKD
- a CDS encoding deoxyribodipyrimidine photo-lyase — protein: MFENRIKSINNKKMDKNGDFIIYWMQRSIRSSYNHSLEYAIHLANDLKKNLLVIFCFDRKFSEMNERSCYFLFESLKDAEKNLKDRGIRFIVLDSSPLITKILEYSKRSVCIITDRAYLKYLRKIREEVGEKVSVRMIQIESDVVVPIEIASLKEEYSARTLRGKLHKVLDFYLNKDFEYTKYEMNYLDEIKTDFDLEKIHEIIESLNIDKTVRKSNYFTGGENTAKKILENFISEKLEGYSKFRNNPELEYQSNLSPYLHFGNISPLFVAKEISKSEKNRESLEEFLEELIVRRELAINFIYYNQDYDKFQNMTYLWAYETMNKHKNDQKEYVYSLEILEKSETHDEYWNSAQKEMMVTGKMHGYMRMYWAKKIIEWTEKFEEAYEIIKYLNNKYFIDGRDENGYAGIAWCFGKHDRAWNERNIFGKLRYMNSNGLKRKFDIEKYVEKINKL